Below is a genomic region from Lemur catta isolate mLemCat1 chromosome 15, mLemCat1.pri, whole genome shotgun sequence.
TCAGGAATTCGTAGTGAGAAAGGCCAGGTATCATTCACAGCAGATTAAGGGTTAAAGGCTTTTGGTATCGAACTCTGTAACACTGCTTTTCAagatacatgtgcacacatgtgtatgcatgtctacacatacacatatttaatatacacgtatgtatatatctatacacgtgtgtgtgtatatgtgtatccCCCCCCAAACCCTGCCAAATATGGTTTGGTAGCTTTCAGAGTAGCAGTCACCAAAAACACTCTGTGTTCACACATTTTTACAAGTTAACAATGGAATGACTTCTAAATCTTTGGTTTATCAAAAAGAGAACTtctaaaatcaaaacatttttgattattttctctataaGTGCACAGtgaacaacatttttttttttttacaaaagaagaaaacagtgccttagtgatttaaataaaaaaacaaaataatagcaatagcTCCTTTCTACAGCATGCAACACTATAAAATGGTGAATTGGAGCCACAGTGAGCCTCACAGAAACTGTCCTGCAATTTGAGTTTTTCCCAACTCCCAGCCAAAGCACGAGAGGTAATAAGGAATGCACATTGGACCATTGTCTTTCCTTCCATCACTTTCAATGtgcaaatgtgttttctttcagaAACTCTGAAATGCTCTCTCTCCTGTAAATGTCCTCCATATCTACCTTTACAATATAATGAATTCCAATTTCCCCAGAGCAACACAAACTGGTGGTTGCTTGTCAATCAAATGAGAATAGAACGATATTTATGACTGATGGACCTAGTCACCAGTTTCTTCCTAATGAAATTCTCATGACTTCCTTTTGCAGCAAACTGTGCACGTGGAGAATGAGTTCTCCAGAAGAACCTGgattaacatttcaaaaaaaatggCTTTATCAGGAGTATGGCAGCTTGTGAGAACTGAGAGGTCCTCCCCTCCCAGTGCTGgggcagaaaaagaaagactgtCAAGAGAGGAGCAAGAATGCATCAATATCTGGAAAGAAAAGTGGAGTAGGAGAAAAACTGATAATatgagaacaaaaaaagaagttggACCTCCATAAGTGATAATCCTGTTACAGTAACCCGTGGTATGTTTCCCAGGGTATGTGAAAGGATACTGCTCTCTAGTCCTGTCTGAGTGATCCCTGATGTGGCTTCCTGTGCCTCCAGATATCTTTCCATCTGCCTGTGTGGTCATGTCTAGTCTTTGGAACGAAAGGGGGCTATGCTGGAGAACCTGAGGCCTCTCCTTCAGGGACAGGAGCTTTTCTTGCTTCAAGGTCCTCACCTATGACATATGCTTGTCAGCACAGAGATGGTGGGAATGACTGGGCCACTggcttaaaaagaagaaagttctgGGTGGAGTTCTCTGGACTCAAGGCAGGTTAGTTGTTATCAGTGACCACAAAGAGTCCTGGCTACAGGATCAGACCCGCTCCAGTGGGGCAGTTTTGTGGCAGAGGACAACTGAGTTGACTTTGCTTCCCTGGGAATGGGTTGGTTCTGTCCCTTGATTCTGTCTCAGGAGCTCCTTAACTAATGCTGGGTCTGGCGTCTCTTAAAAGACAGGAAATGGAGACTCGGCTGCAGCCTCCGCCACGGTGTGTCTTCCATAAGCTTTGAGGGGCTGGCTTCCCTGTACGCCCAAAAGACTTTACATTTTCTTCCCCCAGGATGTCTAGTAAACTCATGAGAAAAGCTTATGCCCCAACAATGCCTGAGAAAAGTGATGGGCTAGAATTTGAAAAGGCagtgaaatatgtatatatatttttttggcaGCCTTAATCTGGGAAAGCAAATTTTTGATTGCATTGCTGAAATCATGAACAGGTACTGACTGCTGGTAAATATTGCatgatatgtattttaaaaattgactccTATTTGTTCTTGTCAATTGTCACGGAATCCTCTGTCGCTTCTCTTTAATTCAATTcactccttcttcttcttttggaCAGCATAAGCATTTATGGTTGCGTGCATTTCCCCAGGGAATTCCTCCTGGTCTTCCTCAGTGCTGTGCGTCGGGTGTTCTACCACTGCTGCAAGTGAAGGTCCATGGGGGAATTCAGATTGAGATCCGTGACATCCAGGAAATCAATGTTAAAGATGCTGGGGCCGCTGGTGGCGAGGGAGCTAAAGCCCGGCGTGGAACTCGGTGGCGTGAGGTCCAGCCACTCCATGGTTTCCCAAGGAGACTCAGTGAAGCTCAGCTGCAGCCCACTGCTGTCCACAGAAGAGGGTGAGAACTGCGTCTGCATCGGGGACAGGGGGCCTGGCAAGATCTCATGAGCATTGAAGAGGTCTTCCGCAGCCTTCCCGGAGAACCCATCCATGATCCCGTCGAAAGGAGGTTCGTCACCCCCAATTTTCAGGAGGGCGACATCACTCACCTTTCCTAAGGGGCTCTGGGAATTTAATAAGACTTCGAGGTGCTCATCGCTGTCGGTGGCATAGTGGTCAAAGGGCATCTGGCCTCCCGAAGACGCTTGCTCGAAGGAAGCAGAGGGCTTGGGGAGGACGGCGGTCGGGCTCCGGGAAGGCCCGGGTACCTTTGGGACTTTTTGCAGACACGAATGATCCTCTCTGGCATCAGCTGGCATTTCTGTCAGTGAAACACAGTGTGAATTGTTAAATCACTTCAAACCGTGCGTGCCACGCTGTGTGGGTCTTTGGAATGAGTGAGCTGCACTTAGACACTTCCCTGGTTATTGCTCATGGCCCAGTCTCATCCCCAAACTGCTGTGTATGATACATCCCCAGTTCGTCCCTCTCATCTCTCCCAAACCCTTTTGTTCTGGGAATTCCGGTCTGTGATGATCAAACTCTCTCCTCTGACCCGGGCTGTTCCCCGAGGATGCTGCGTCCTCCAGAATCCCTTGGTGGCGGTAAGTGATCAGTACCTGCCCACCGCCACGTTCAGATTGTTCCGCCCCCAACTTCTCATAGCTCCGCAACAGGTCTGGGTTTTGGGTCCGCATCCCCAGCCTCCTGGTCAGTCCTTGTCCACCGCACACTCTAGTCCCCAGGTCATTGTCTTGGCCCTACTTCAGCTCTGCTCGTTCTCTGTGACTTCAGCGTCCTCAAAATCACCAGTGTTCACGCCGGCCTCCCAGTGTCCCCCCTTCCCCCTCAACTCCAGTGGTGCATCCCCTCCCCGGCTGTCACTCACACCCGCATCCCTCAGAAAGCTCAACTTCAAGCAAAATCTGCCACTCTCTGTTTGTCTCGTCCCCTCCCTCCCGGTCACTTGTTAAATACACTCATGACACTCACTCCTCAGCCACTTGGAGTCAGGCCAATCCACTGCCTCTACTATTTCATCACTGTCCCCCAGGCCCTTGTGGGCTTCCCTTCTTTCCTTGTCCAGCCTGCAATCTCTGAGCCACCATGACAGTCACACTCTGACAGATACCCTTGTCTCTCTCTTCACCACATATCCCTAGCAAAACTCCGGCCCCACACCTGGATGAATCTCACCACCTGCCTTCCCAAGCCTGCCTTGGATCAGCAGGACATTTCAAGAGGAAAGTTATGCAACGAAGCCAACTGGTTTCACTTTAGATTCAAGATGTCAAGTCTTCAACTGGCATTTAGGGCTGCCTAACAATCCTACCATGTTTCTCTAGAAAATTTACTCATGATCAATTCATAAGTGTCCTTCTTTTCTTAAAtctcccatcctcccctcctgcactctcactctttgctgatctTACCACATACATCATTAAAAAAGATACAGTAAGGGTATCTGACATGAACACTCTCATCTTTCCATCACAAAActtacacacatacacgcacCTGTACCCACCCCTGTCCTGTGGCCATGGAGGAAATGTCTGTTCACGTGCTGTCGTCCACCTCCCTTACCAGACCGTGAACTCCAGAAAGGTGGGGCCTTTGTCGGGTGCAGCAtttggcctggcacagtgcctgccacccCCTCTCAGAGTCCTCTGCTGCCTCTTTCTCTGAAACTTTACATGTTGTTGCTTAAGGGTTCAGCCCTGagctcttttctttttacctaCATATCCTTCTTAGGTCATcttactcatttatttgttttcaaattgtaGGTACACACTCCATAATgtttccttaaataaataaacGAATGAATTAAAAGGAGGCAAAAAGGACGTGttgattactttttattgctagCTTGAATGACATTTAAGCCTCAGTGGACTATCTTGAAGAAGATTACTAATTGAATTTCATTTTGAGTAGGTAGCACAAAGCTTTCATTATTGCTTTGTTCTTATTCTTATAATCAAGAAGACAGGGACATGGAGATGAGAACAGTAGAAAGAAATCGTGtagcaagagaaaatatttagggAAACAGGGATTgggctgaaaaataaaaactgttgaaATGATTGGTAAGAAATGTTCCTAGGACAAGGGCAGTGAGGAATCATCCACTACACCTTCTTTTATCTGCTCCAAAAGTGCACGGGAAGCTCGGAGGAAATAATTCTACCTGTGGACTACCTGGTACGTCTGACTCACAGTATGCACCTGACCTTGGCCCTAAGAGCTCATTCCCTAGAGTATGCACAGAGACAGAGTGTCCCATGGACGGGACACAGGAAGTCTTACCTCCACTTTCAATGAGGACATCTAGGAGTTCATCCATCTGCTGACTCCGAGTCATTTGCTATTATAGATTAACCAAATGAGAACAGAGAAGTTAGAAGGCGGTTACTTCTATAGGAAATCATTAGAAGCAGTGCTGCAGGTTTTTGAGCTAGATTTGgttcaggtttattttttttaattgtggttaaaTACATGTGACTtcaaatttactatcttaaccattttgttttttgagatagggtctcactctggctagtatgtagtggcatcatcatagctcactgcaacctcaaactcctgggcttaagggatcctcctgcctcagcctcccaagtagctgtgactacaggtgcatgccacaacgcccgataatgtttctattttttgtagagatggggtctcacttttgctcaggatggttttgaacttctggcctcaagcagtcctcctgcctccacctcccaaagtgttaggattataggtgtgagccaccacacctggcctatcttaaccatttttaaatgtgtagttaaGTGGCATCAAGTACAATCATATTGtcttgcaaccatcaccaccatcaatctccagaactcttttcattgcaaaattaaaactctgcacccattaaacaataacttctcACCCCTGTTtttccaccccagcccctggcaatccccattcttctttctgtttctatgaatttgactattccagGTCcctcacataaatgaaatcataaagtaTTTGTCCTGTTGTGACAgcctatttcacttagtataatgtcctccaggttcatctatgttgtagcatgtgtcaggattttcttcctttctaagactgaatgatattccatcgtatggatagaccacattttgtttatccattgatcTGTCAGTGGacttgtgttgtttccattttctggCTATagtgaataacgctgctatgaacatggttGTACTGGCTAAGGGTTTTTGAATGATGTTTCATTAAATCTCAGTATTAGTTTTAGGCAGGTAAACTACTGAATGAAACACTCTACTACAACAAGAGAAGGGGAAAATAAGGCAGAATGCTTCCCAGCTCTGAGTACTAAAGAGTAAACTCAGTTGTTTGAGAGGTTTCCATCCCAGGAGCAGGGCACCTTAATACACAGAAAAtacctttttctcattttgaaatgaCTCGAATCTATTTCTTGTTTGGATGCTGTGGGTTTGGCCCAAGATCGGGGCTCATATTTTGTTGGTTCCTCATTGCAATAGCTTGAGGATCCTGTAGACACTGGTAGGGTAGACCCCCTCCTCTCTGGCTCATCTGAGTTAAGTAGAGTCTTATTTCTGGACGTCCACTCTGcctggcctttttcttttctttggaaactgTGATGGATCAGCTGATGTTTACAGATACcagggggagggaatggggaggaCAAGGCAGATATCCGTCTCACAACTCTGTGAGCCCACACCCATTAACACAGGCGCCAATCATCAATACGGACGAGGGCACTGATCAAAGAATGAGTCGTTTGCCAGTCCAGAAGGTACGAGATGCCTATGGGATCTGGCAGGAGACATAAATGAACCAAATATAGAATAAGAAAGAGAAGTGGAAAGCAGGCCACAGCTGTGGCTCAAAGTGGCAGAGGACACTTTGAATTAGGCAATTGTGGTCTGGTGGGAATGTGGCTCCCGGGTTGCCAGATTCTCTAGTTTTGCAGAAATGAGAAAGCCCACTTTGCATAACATCTCCTGGTATTTAAAACACTCTTTAAGCCAAATGACACTCAACTGCAGACTGACTTTGATCCATGGGATACTAGTCTGCAGCAACTGATGTAGATGTTCTTTCTGGGTTGAGCACACAGGAAGGCTCTCTGATACCTTGCCCAAGCTCAGACCATTTGGAATATAAGAtcattaattgtttttctttttcttacttttttattttgaaaatttccaaatgcAAATGAATGTAGATGATACAATGAACCTCCTGCATTCATTACGCAGCTTCAACAACCACCAATATTTTGCCAGGATCACTGAATTTTCCAGCTAGAAAGAGCTTTAGAAAGTATTGCCCTGACAATTGCTCTCATGTCTTTGAGTACCTATCACATGCCCAAACAATGTGGTAGGTACTAGATTATCCAGAATCCTTACCACTAAATCTCGTCCCTGTTTTATAAGAGAAGTGGAGTATTTGCCCAACCTCAGTGGCAATGGCAGCTGGCAGGGGGCAGAGCTGGCCACCAAGGCTGGGCATGTaaacctcctctctctctgccttccacaGCTTCTGTACACCTGCAACACCTGCTTCCAATTAGTATCCAGGTCCTTTGCTCATTCTGGTGGGGAGACTCCCGACACACTTAATATCAGCATTTACAAACTGCACAAAGTTTAATCATATGACACAGTGTCCATTTAGTCTATTCTTCTGTAAAGAACAAATCACGCAGTTACCTGCTTTACGGCATCTTCATAGGAAGGAGGCTGTGTTATCTCTGAAACTGTCGAACTTGACTTAGAAAAAGTTGGGGATGGAATTGAAAACTTTGGCCCTGTCTTATCAGAAGAGTGTAAACCAGCCATCTGCATGGATAGAATACAGAGAAAAGCATTCAATTCATGGTCAGAAATGGTACTGCTTCTGTTCTAGAAACGAcaggctaaatttttaaaaaaattgatctaagaccaaaaaataaaaaatctggagCTTAGAAAATAACTTTCATATTTTAACAAGAGTGCATGTCACTGTGGGTTTATTACGGGTGGCATCTTAGAATGGGAACCTTGAAAATCTATCTTCCCCCATAAGGTGCACCCTCTTCTGTTAGAAGAAAATAGGTAAAAGAGTCCAATCCAAAGAAGGTCACCAACCCAGGAATTCCAGAGGAATCTATACCCCAGGTCATTTCATTCCAAACTGGTTATATCTGCAGAGAGCTGGAGGTGCTGCTGCGGTCTCTTCATGAACCAGCTTTGTTTACTGTGAGTGTGTTCTCCTGTGGAGAGCCTGGCCCACTTCAGAGTCTCTGTCCCTCCTGACTTGGGGCATGTGGTGCTTATATGTCAGGACCACTTTGTTTGTCTCCTTCCTGCCACCTCTTCATTGCTCCTTGCAACTCCCCATAGCCAGGATCTTGGACAGCCTGATTCCTTCCACCGGCTGACGAGTGccatctctccctctttccacAACTTCCTGGACCTCTTCAGTACTGGGTATGGATCCATgtacctccctccctctccaacaTTACTTTCCCATATAGCCTGATTCCAAAATGCAACTTCATAGAAACTGCCATAGAAATACCATGGCCATTTTAGTCATCATGATTTCTGGGATGAACCCAGGAAATGACTCCCTGGGATACCGCCTAACTCGTGTGTACATCCATTTCCATGCATTTCGAGTGGACTTGTTTCTctctaaaatcaaatttaattctGCTTTTAAAGAGAACCTCATCATTCAATTTGGAGGACAAGGGCCTCAGAAGAGAGAAGAGGCAAAGTTAATCCCAGGTTTAAACCTTTTTCCAGGTGCCTACCTTTTGCTGTACACCTGGGCTTTTTGGACAAGGGTTGCCCCTGGCACCATGACTGCTATCTGCCTGGGCTCCAGAGAAAGGTGGGTGGAGGCTGGAAGAATGGGAAGCAAAGCTTGGAGGATGGCCATCGTGTGCCCCGGAGTTCtgtagaaaggaagaagtgacaAATTAAATAGCCAGCAGTGGCTTACGTGAGTGGGGCCTTTGCTGACAATTCTAAGCCCTGGCCTGTGTCCCCTGGGGTCTTATCTTTGCAAGCCTTCCTAAATTTCATTACCAAATGAACTTGCTTAAAACTCTTGGCTTTGTACGTATCAGATACTGCTCAAAGACTTCCAGTGGCTCCCACACATATCTACAGCATAGGGTCTGTACTTCTAACCTGGAGAAGTGTTCAAGGCTCTCTACAGCTTAAATTCTACCGTTCCCGCCATGCACCTCCCACAACATGCCCCGTACATTCTCCCCATATTTGGGCACATGGAGTGTCCTTTCTTGCTTCTCTACTTTTCAATGCTACACTTCCCACCAAGACCAACCCCACTGCAAAAACTTCCTGGACCTTTCTAGCCCTTGTGATCcatctgcccccctcccccaccaactTTGTGCAGCATTTACTGTCCTAAGCATAGACCAGTCCTGTTATCTTCTATTGTTCTTTATCGTTTTATCATGAAAGTTTTATTATCTCCAAAGAATCTTTGTAAACCACAGGGAGTACCAATGTCATCAGAATTGAAAATTATGATCCAGAGCTATGTCTCAAGAACAATTTTTACCTTTGTTGCCCCAGACAGTACACACTCAAGACATGTTTGCTAATGATGACGACAATCCATTTAAAGCCCCAGTTCCTCTTGCAGTGCCCCCTGAGGAGTGGGCAGCGTTCATTGCAATGTGTTGTTCTGGTAGGTTTGTAAAAGTTTATTCTCATTACCTTTTGCCACTCCTCATACTCGCAGAGCATATTCCGTGTGAAAAGGGCATGCACTTTAGAATCAACTGATCTTGGGtttgtgtgatcctgggcaactGGTTTAAGCTCCCTGAGCCTTATTCTCCTCGATGGCAAATACAGAACAATAAATTGGAggtcacagggttgttgtgacaATTAATGAGATTACCTGTATACATGCCTCCTAATTCTTGGCATGTGGCAGGTATCCAATTAATGTGAGTTTTCTTCCTATCCCTTTTCTAATAATATAGATTTCAGAACCTTTTGATGgtgtaattttctttctcaaataaacTTATATAGACTTTCCTAGTAATTCTTCAGCTTCAAGTGCAAGAGGAAAATCTTTTTTGATCACCTTGGTCTAGTTTTTGAATTTGTAACTCTTCCAAGCCATCTCCTATGACTCTCCTTtcattctgctccagccacactggccttgtTTCTGATCCTTAACATTCCCTACGAGCTTcaaccccaggacctttgcacttgctgtccctCCTTTGCCTTCATTGCTTTCACCCCAAATATCCACAAGGTGTTGCCTTTACCTCTTTCAAAGTTTTGCTCGAATGTCCCTGGCCCTTTTATTTAAAGTGGCAAACTTCCAAACTCCTCACATCTCCTTCCCACTTTTTCTCCGTAAGATTACAATCTTCTAATACATtacataatttacttttaaagtttGCTTACTGTTTTCCCATGAGAATAGGGATTTGTGTTTGGCCAGTTCAGCATGAATCCCCAGAGACTAGAACAGGGCCTGACAGAGTAGGTGGTCGGTGACTATTTGCACTCTGCAGATCATTACAGAGAGCAGAGTGAAGTCTGGTGACTTCCCTTTGGCCCTCTTGAGGAACTGGTTGGCCTATGGTAAGGTTTGACACCAAGGAGTCCTGAGAGCAACGGtgggcaaactacagcccacaggccaagtcTTGCTCacctcctgtttttgtaaataaagttttattggaacacagccatgcgcATTCATTTACAAgatgtctatggctgctttcctgaTACAGGGGCAAATTGGAGCAGCTGTGGCACAGACGGTGTGACCTGCAAAGCCAAacatatttaccatctggccttttacagagcaagtttgccaatccctgccTTGGAGGATGAGTTTGGTCTACTGTGAAGGCTCATGGATCACAGTGTCTGGGAGTTGCCGCTGGGCTCTCGGTGGGCCCTGCACCTCGGAAGTTGCAACATCAGCTCGCGGGGGGTTGGAAACCCACATCCCAGGCTTGCAGAAGGCGGGATGCCCGGGCCTGGCGCAGGCGTCTTACCTGCGCGGGGCACGCCTGGCTGCCGGCGGGCGAGGAGACCCTGTGCGCTTCTCCCTGAGCCCCGCCAGGCGCGGGCAGGAAGTAAGCGCTGTTGGGCGACGGGGGCAAACTGATGTGCTGCGGGCTCTTCACGGCCCCGAGTGGCGAGTGCTGGGGGGAGCACTGCGGGCTGAGAAACGTGGAAGAAAGGACCCCGGTTTGACCCGCGGGCTCCGCACAGTGCGCGTTTCCCAGGGGCGGCAGAGGAGCGGCTGCACAGGCCTGCGATGGGGTCTCCGTGCTGCTGCTTTGTCGTTTCACAGGGAGTTGCTGGGATGCAAAGGGACAGCTGGAGACGGCCTCTTCCTGCTTGATGGGGGCGGCCAGGAAGGGCAGCGGCTTCTGCTCGGGGCAGTTGTTCCTCTTCTGCTTCTGCAGCTGCATCCGCAGCTCCTCCACTTGCCTCTGCTCCTGCTGCAGCTTCCAGGTGAGCTCGTTGATCACTTTCTGCTTCTCCACCAGCATCTTGTCCTTCTCGGAGTCCGGCCCGTCCAGCTCGGAGGGGGCCGAGGCCCCGTTCAGGCTGCTGGCGAGCGGCTCCTCCGCGCACGCGTGGGCCGGGGACGGGTGCAGGCCGAAGGCGGGGGAGGCGTCGTTGAAGGTGTCCGGCAGGGACCCGGCGACCGACAGGTCGGACGAGGCAGGGGAGATTGGGGGGCTGGAGCTGGTGCTGCCGAAGTGGTAGAAGCCGTTGGACAAGGCGCTGGTGGAGGGGGAGGACTGGTAATTGGGCAGCGTGCTGGGGGTGACAGGGAAAGTGACAGTCGTTATGTCCCCGAAGTTCGGCATCTGGTTGCCAGAACAGTCCTGGAAGGGCCGGAGCCGGTCCATGAGGGCCGTTTTGGTGCCTGACACTGGCAAGCCCCGGATGCGAAGCTGTTGTCTTAATTCAGAGACCTGAAGAAACCAGGACGCTGTTAGTATGCTCTCTAACAACGTTTTCCAAAGTGTGTTTATTGTGTTCATAAAATGAGCTTTAAAACATCACAAATGCAATTTTACAATATCCACTTCTGTTTAATACTTCTTTCCAATTTCATCTCCTGTCCCTGATATAAATTGGTTTTGCCCGATTTTAACAATTCTTGTTTACTTATCCATGTTTCTGCCTGGGTTTAGACACAAGCCCTCAAACGATAGTCCCGAAGCGCAGCTGAGTGCAGGTCAAGTCGGACTTGACTTTGAGAACCATGGCTCCATGCAAACATTTATGTCCTAGTTTAGATGACTGGCTGGATAATAGTCATACATGGAGGGAGAGTACTGGTGATAAGATTGTCAGTCCAAATTCTGACCCTTCCTGTTACTAGCTCAACAATCACTTTCTGCCTCAGTTCCCCTTCTGTAAAATAGAGGTAATCGTTCCTACCTGATATAGTTTTGCAAAAGTTAAAATGGCTTAAAATTTGTAAAGCACTTGGACTAATGTCTGGCAAACAGTTGTGGAATGTGAGggtttactattattataatattacgTTGACTCACATGTTATCCCTGCATTTTTTATAATGCTCATAAATTGAAAACTATGAATATCCACAAATATGAGAACTGGTTAGATAAATGATGACTATGCAAATGATGGAATACTACAGATCCATTAAAACTGATGTTataggccaggtacagtggctcatgcctataatcctagcactttgggaggccaaggtgggagatcacttgagcccaggattggaagctgcagtgagctatgacaatgctactacactctagcctgggcagtagggggagaccctgtctcaaaaacaaaacaaaacaaaacaaaacaaaaaaaactgatgttataaatatttgttgacattGGATGATGAATAATTATTTATGGTATATTACTAAGTGGAAAAAAGTTTGAATtgattctatttttctaaaaattatataaacaatgtatgtatatgtatatatttcaaccTATGCTTGCATATAAAAGTATCTAGATAAACATAtactcaaatattaataatggttCTCCTTATCTGTAGGCtctaaatatttcacataaatatattaagtCTGTAATTAAAACAGGAAACATTAAATACCTAAATTTCAATAGTTCTGTAAAACAGCAAACTATGGGAATATTCTTCTGATATTCTGTAGGGAAATATCTTTTGGgcataaaaggaatgaaagtaATCATAGAAATATTGAAAGCAAAGGTTAAGACTTCTTTAAGtcaaaaaactataaacaaaatgCAAACACGAATAGCTatgtttgggaaaaaataattgcaGCACAAATAAAGTGTTAAACATCTTAGTGTATCCAGTGTGCTtaccaattaaaaagaaaaagattgatacccaatataaaaatgggcagaggatACGATCCAGCTcttcacaaacaaaaataaaatttaaaatatggccAATAATGTATGTATACGTATCACCATCAGCAATacaagaaacacaaataaaatgaatatgtacagatgtttgtatttattaaattgaggaagaaatgaataataacaCTTTGTGTTAAGGAAGTAGcggcaaaaataaatacataaaaatgttttaaaaaagaaaacaggtagcTCTTTAATACTCTGCTACTCAAACTGCGGTTCTTAGACCAGCAGTATCGATATTAACTGGGAGCAAGTTAGAagtgcagaatctcaggtccctccccagacctgctgaatcagaacctgcatgTTAACAAGGGCCCAGGTGACCTGTGCACACATTAATGTTTGAGAAGTGCTGCATTAACATGCTTCTTCTGGGAAGAGACTGGCATAAACATTCAGGACAGAAATTTAGCAATATGTGTCcagaactcttaaaaatattaatatgttttaattcaGGAATTTCATTCCTATGTAGTTGGCCTGGGGA
It encodes:
- the MYOCD gene encoding myocardin, whose amino-acid sequence is MTLLGSEHSLLIRSKFRSVLQLRLQQRRTQEQLANQGIIAPLKSPTEFHEQRKNLDSDKTENSLKHKARNRSDRADWVNMHILQASTAERSIPTAQMKLKRARLADDLNEKIALQPGPLELVEKNILPVDSAVKEAIKGNQVSFSKSADAFAFEEDSSSDGLSPDQTRSEDPPGSAGSPPDAKASETPLAGPLGTIQDLASGSENDRSDSASQPGHQLDTGKQGLGPTSTPIPVHAAVKSKSLGDSKNRHKKPKDPKPKVKKLKYHQYIPPDQKAEKSPPPMDSAYARLLQQQQLFLQLQILSQQQQQQQHRFSYPGIHQAQLKEPNEQTVRNSNSSSTPLSNTPLSPVKNSFSGQTGVSSLKPGPLPPNLDDLKVSELRQQLRIRGLPVSGTKTALMDRLRPFQDCSGNQMPNFGDITTVTFPVTPSTLPNYQSSPSTSALSNGFYHFGSTSSSPPISPASSDLSVAGSLPDTFNDASPAFGLHPSPAHACAEEPLASSLNGASAPSELDGPDSEKDKMLVEKQKVINELTWKLQQEQRQVEELRMQLQKQKRNNCPEQKPLPFLAAPIKQEEAVSSCPFASQQLPVKRQSSSTETPSQACAAAPLPPLGNAHCAEPAGQTGVLSSTFLSPQCSPQHSPLGAVKSPQHISLPPSPNSAYFLPAPGGAQGEAHRVSSPAGSQACPAQNSGAHDGHPPSFASHSSSLHPPFSGAQADSSHGARGNPCPKSPGVQQKMAGLHSSDKTGPKFSIPSPTFSKSSSTVSEITQPPSYEDAVKQQMTRSQQMDELLDVLIESGEMPADAREDHSCLQKVPKVPGPSRSPTAVLPKPSASFEQASSGGQMPFDHYATDSDEHLEVLLNSQSPLGKVSDVALLKIGGDEPPFDGIMDGFSGKAAEDLFNAHEILPGPLSPMQTQFSPSSVDSSGLQLSFTESPWETMEWLDLTPPSSTPGFSSLATSGPSIFNIDFLDVTDLNLNSPMDLHLQQW